Proteins encoded in a region of the Candidatus Eremiobacteraceae bacterium genome:
- the nuoE gene encoding NADH-quinone oxidoreductase subunit NuoE, which yields MTPARRARGLELVARYPEAQSALIPFLQYCQEQDGYVTHQAIEDAAEVVGITPGEVESIASFYTLLFKEPAGKHIVQVCRTLSCMLRGAEDLQTHIKRRLGIGHFETSADGQFYYEEVECLAACDRAPCLQHNLEYHYDVTPAAFDALLDAWQAQPPQPAMPAE from the coding sequence ATGACGCCGGCACGCCGTGCGCGCGGCCTCGAACTCGTGGCGCGGTATCCCGAGGCGCAGTCCGCCCTCATCCCGTTTCTGCAGTACTGCCAAGAGCAGGACGGCTACGTGACGCACCAGGCGATCGAGGACGCGGCCGAAGTCGTCGGCATCACCCCCGGTGAGGTCGAATCAATCGCTTCCTTTTATACGCTGCTCTTCAAGGAGCCGGCCGGCAAGCACATCGTCCAGGTGTGCCGCACGCTGTCGTGCATGCTGCGCGGCGCCGAGGACTTGCAGACGCATATCAAACGGCGGTTGGGGATCGGCCATTTCGAGACGTCGGCCGACGGACAATTCTACTACGAAGAGGTCGAGTGCTTGGCGGCCTGCGACCGCGCGCCGTGCCTGCAGCACAACCTCGAATACCACTATGACGTGACGCCCGCCGCGTTCGACGCGTTGCTGGACGCCTGGCAGGCGCAGCCGCCGCAGCCGGCGATGCCGGCGGAGTAG
- the nuoB gene encoding NADH-quinone oxidoreductase subunit NuoB, producing MEMMSPQQPFITTKLDEFIHWAQSSAIWPMTMGLACCAIEMMSIVSPRYDTSRFGAEVFRASPRQSDLMIVSGRVANKMAPILRMLYDQMPDPKWVISMGACASSGGVFDNYAILPGVDSILPVDIYVPGCPPSPDALIYALMQLRRQIEAGGKANVLARA from the coding sequence ATGGAGATGATGAGCCCGCAGCAGCCGTTCATCACGACTAAGCTGGACGAATTCATCCATTGGGCGCAATCATCGGCCATCTGGCCGATGACCATGGGTCTCGCGTGCTGCGCGATCGAGATGATGAGCATCGTGTCGCCGCGCTACGACACGTCGCGTTTCGGCGCCGAGGTCTTTCGCGCGTCGCCGCGTCAGAGCGACCTGATGATCGTCTCCGGCCGCGTCGCCAACAAGATGGCTCCCATCTTGCGCATGCTCTACGATCAGATGCCCGATCCCAAATGGGTCATCTCGATGGGCGCATGCGCCTCGTCCGGCGGCGTCTTCGACAACTACGCCATCCTGCCGGGCGTGGATTCCATCTTGCCGGTCGACATCTACGTGCCCGGCTGCCCGCCCAGCCCGGACGCGCTGATCTACGCGCTGATGCAGCTGCGCCGCCAGATCGAAGCGGGCGGCAAAGCCAACGTGCTGGCGCGTGCCTGA
- the nuoK gene encoding NADH-quinone oxidoreductase subunit NuoK yields the protein MPQVPLNLYLELSAVLFVIGALGFLLRRNPITMLMSIELMWNAGNLAFIAFARNFGDMSGQVFAFLVITVAAAEAAIALAIVVMVFRRRENADVDDISVMRG from the coding sequence ATGCCGCAAGTGCCGCTCAACCTCTATCTCGAGCTGTCCGCGGTGCTGTTCGTCATCGGCGCCCTCGGCTTTTTGCTGCGCCGCAATCCGATCACCATGCTCATGTCGATCGAGCTGATGTGGAACGCCGGCAACCTGGCGTTCATAGCGTTCGCGCGCAACTTCGGCGACATGAGCGGGCAGGTGTTCGCGTTCTTGGTGATCACGGTCGCGGCGGCAGAAGCAGCCATCGCGCTGGCCATCGTCGTGATGGTCTTCCGGCGCCGCGAGAACGCCGACGTCGACGACATCTCGGTGATGAGAGGCTGA
- a CDS encoding NADH-quinone oxidoreductase subunit C, with amino-acid sequence MPEAQPGREVTAALLTQLAQSLGPLFLEAVSAADMDEAAILPDGLLAAVDAVRAAGFNQLLDIGGTDHHPLTPRFEISYHFLAFPPEYLEPGRINSTATPLAPARFRLRVFPDDRDPVVPSLCGRWPNADWPEREAWDLFGVRFDGHPDLRRILMPDDWEGHPLRKDYPLRGLNRRFNPGGLPGPVPPVVTK; translated from the coding sequence GTGCCTGAGGCGCAGCCCGGGCGCGAGGTCACCGCGGCGCTCCTGACGCAGCTCGCACAATCGCTCGGGCCCTTGTTTCTCGAAGCGGTGTCCGCTGCCGACATGGACGAGGCCGCGATCCTGCCGGACGGGCTGCTGGCCGCCGTCGACGCGGTGCGCGCGGCGGGCTTCAACCAATTGCTGGACATCGGCGGCACCGATCATCATCCGCTGACGCCGCGCTTTGAGATCTCGTATCACTTCTTGGCGTTTCCGCCGGAATATCTCGAGCCCGGTCGAATAAATTCGACCGCTACACCCTTGGCGCCGGCGAGGTTCCGGCTGCGCGTGTTCCCCGACGACCGCGACCCGGTCGTCCCCTCGCTGTGCGGGCGCTGGCCCAATGCCGATTGGCCCGAGCGCGAGGCATGGGATCTGTTCGGCGTGCGTTTCGACGGCCATCCGGATCTGCGCCGCATCCTGATGCCCGACGACTGGGAAGGCCACCCGCTGCGCAAAGACTACCCGCTGCGCGGTCTCAATCGCCGCTTCAATCCCGGCGGTCTGCCGGGTCCCGTGCCGCCGGTGGTGACCAAGTGA
- the nuoG gene encoding NADH-quinone oxidoreductase subunit NuoG, protein MSEQKMVKLQIDGQDVVVPDGTLVVEAAKLLGTQIPVYCYHPKMDPAGLCRICLVEIEKTPKLQIACATRVTEGMVVHTMSPKVAEARRGVLEFLLLNHPLDCPICDKGGECDLQDFTMEYGPASSRLTEPKLHKPKRVDLGPTIVLDEERCILCRRCTRFDDEIAQERNLVVVERGHGSLIGTVDGGDYESYFSGNTTEICPVGALTSKAYRFRARPWDLGHADSVCTQCSVGCNYRIDTRFGRIMRTFTRENPEVDGGWICDRGRYTFNYLYEPARLRRPLVRRDGDLEEATFAEAVALAAEKLQTAAAAGRVGVIGGGRQSDEEAFALQRFAREVLRTDNIDHRARLQKFASPARFGARIADIDDASLILVFGAITPEQAPILDLRIRRAVARGKARLVFVGPFKPEFAVPFEHVEYAAGAIGDLMESLADAVTRGSQTGNQFVDQLAQTFTQASKIVAVHNGRNTVAAGALERLMETLAGKDHQVGILVVGSQGNARGAEAAGCVPNLGPGYAPVSKPGMTTGEMLEAAASGKLDALYIAGANPALTYPDGALVRKALENVPFLVVADQLLTQTAAHADVVFAAASFAEKRGHVTNLEGRRQAFAQAIESPVHVATDAAILAAIAAALGKPDALSSDPDWLFARLEAAEQAAGTEEPLARPKLDQLASPQVDTMDAQRKTFTVIPVPKLYGGGSAAAHDPGLAPMRPQPCAIFHEDDALLLGIADGRAVTLAGRGGSITVAARIDSRAPVGGVLVIADMPEAPVNVLLDASGAGRVTVTPAAAREEATA, encoded by the coding sequence ATGAGCGAGCAGAAGATGGTGAAGCTGCAGATCGACGGCCAAGATGTCGTCGTGCCCGACGGCACGCTCGTCGTCGAAGCGGCCAAACTGCTCGGCACGCAGATCCCGGTGTACTGCTACCATCCCAAGATGGACCCGGCCGGCCTGTGCCGCATCTGCCTGGTCGAGATCGAGAAGACCCCCAAGCTGCAGATCGCATGCGCGACGCGCGTGACCGAGGGTATGGTGGTGCACACGATGTCGCCCAAGGTCGCGGAGGCGCGCCGCGGCGTGCTCGAGTTCTTGCTGCTCAACCACCCGCTGGACTGCCCGATCTGCGACAAGGGCGGCGAGTGCGATCTGCAAGACTTCACGATGGAGTACGGGCCAGCGTCAAGCCGGCTCACCGAGCCCAAGCTGCACAAGCCCAAGCGCGTCGATCTCGGCCCCACCATCGTCTTGGACGAAGAACGCTGCATCTTATGCCGGCGCTGCACGCGCTTCGATGACGAGATCGCGCAGGAGCGCAACCTCGTGGTCGTCGAGCGCGGACACGGCTCGCTCATCGGCACGGTCGACGGCGGCGATTACGAGTCGTACTTCTCGGGCAACACCACGGAGATCTGTCCGGTCGGCGCGCTCACCAGCAAGGCCTACCGCTTCCGCGCGCGCCCGTGGGACCTCGGCCACGCCGACTCGGTCTGCACGCAGTGCTCGGTCGGCTGCAACTATCGCATCGACACGCGCTTCGGGCGCATCATGCGCACCTTCACGCGCGAGAATCCCGAGGTCGATGGCGGCTGGATCTGCGACCGCGGACGCTACACGTTCAATTACCTGTACGAGCCCGCGCGCTTGCGCAGGCCGCTCGTGCGGCGCGACGGCGACCTCGAAGAGGCGACGTTCGCCGAGGCGGTGGCGTTGGCCGCGGAAAAACTGCAGACGGCTGCGGCGGCCGGCCGCGTGGGCGTCATCGGCGGTGGCCGGCAAAGCGATGAAGAAGCGTTCGCCTTGCAGCGCTTTGCGCGCGAGGTGCTGCGCACCGACAACATCGACCATCGCGCCCGGCTGCAGAAGTTCGCTTCTCCGGCGCGCTTCGGCGCGCGCATCGCCGACATCGACGACGCCTCGCTGATCTTGGTGTTCGGCGCGATCACGCCCGAACAGGCGCCCATCCTCGACCTGCGCATCCGGCGCGCGGTGGCGCGAGGAAAAGCCCGCTTGGTCTTCGTCGGCCCGTTCAAGCCGGAGTTCGCCGTGCCGTTCGAACACGTCGAGTATGCGGCCGGCGCCATCGGCGATCTGATGGAATCGCTCGCCGATGCGGTCACGCGCGGCTCGCAGACCGGCAACCAGTTCGTCGACCAGCTGGCGCAGACGTTCACCCAGGCGAGCAAGATCGTCGCGGTCCACAACGGGCGCAACACCGTCGCCGCGGGCGCGCTCGAACGGCTGATGGAGACGCTCGCCGGCAAGGACCATCAGGTCGGCATCCTGGTGGTCGGCAGCCAGGGCAACGCGCGCGGGGCCGAAGCGGCCGGCTGCGTGCCCAACCTCGGGCCCGGTTATGCGCCGGTCTCGAAGCCCGGCATGACCACGGGTGAGATGCTCGAGGCGGCGGCGTCAGGCAAACTCGACGCGCTCTACATCGCCGGCGCCAATCCGGCGCTGACCTACCCCGATGGCGCGCTGGTGCGCAAAGCGCTGGAGAACGTGCCGTTCTTGGTCGTCGCCGATCAGCTCCTGACGCAGACCGCAGCGCATGCCGATGTCGTGTTCGCAGCCGCCTCGTTCGCCGAGAAACGCGGTCACGTCACCAATCTCGAAGGGCGCCGCCAAGCGTTCGCACAGGCCATCGAGTCTCCGGTGCACGTCGCCACCGACGCCGCGATCCTTGCGGCGATCGCTGCCGCGCTCGGCAAGCCGGACGCGCTCTCGTCAGACCCCGATTGGCTGTTCGCGCGGCTGGAAGCGGCCGAGCAAGCGGCTGGAACCGAGGAGCCGCTTGCGCGGCCCAAACTCGATCAACTGGCCTCGCCGCAGGTCGACACGATGGACGCGCAGCGCAAGACGTTCACCGTCATCCCGGTTCCCAAGCTATATGGCGGCGGAAGCGCCGCCGCGCACGATCCCGGCCTTGCGCCGATGCGTCCGCAGCCGTGCGCGATTTTCCACGAGGACGACGCGCTGCTGCTCGGCATCGCCGACGGCCGAGCGGTCACCCTCGCGGGTCGCGGCGGCTCGATCACCGTCGCGGCGCGCATCGATTCGCGCGCGCCGGTCGGAGGAGTGCTCGTCATCGCCGACATGCCCGAAGCGCCGGTCAACGTGCTGCTCGACGCGTCGGGCGCCGGCCGGGTGACCGTGACGCCGGCGGCAGCTCGCGAGGAGGCGACCGCATGA
- the nuoF gene encoding NADH-quinone oxidoreductase subunit NuoF, whose translation MARFEPVLTAGIGELDLADIDVYERNGGFAGLKKALLEMTPDSVAAEVTASNLRGRGGAGFPTGRKWSFLPKDGRTRYLVCNCDEAEPGTFKDRMLLEKTPLQIIEGLVISAYAMGAAQAYIYIRGEFLEGSRIFRRALAAAIARNYVGERILGTNFSLDIVVHRGAGAYICGEETAQLESLEGKRGEPRLKPPFPAIAGLYGMPTVVNNVETLGYVKHIIERGAAWFAAIGPEKSPGPKIMSVSGHVRKPGNYEVPLGIRARELIEEYGGGLLQGRKLKAFQPGGASSAALFEEDLDVAIDFDSLAAKRTMLGSGGFVVMDDTACMVNCAMTLTRFFEHESCGQCTPCREGGQWVARMVARLEAGEGSREDLRVLGVINNTITGTNLCPLGDSIMPFLSSVMRRFPEEFAAHVAQGGCPLKQTAGVA comes from the coding sequence ATGGCGAGATTCGAGCCGGTTCTGACGGCCGGCATCGGTGAGCTCGACCTCGCCGACATCGACGTCTACGAACGCAACGGCGGCTTCGCGGGCCTGAAGAAAGCGCTCCTGGAGATGACGCCCGATTCGGTCGCGGCCGAGGTCACCGCGTCGAATCTGCGCGGTCGCGGCGGCGCGGGCTTCCCGACCGGCCGCAAGTGGAGCTTCCTGCCCAAAGACGGACGGACGCGCTATCTGGTGTGCAATTGCGACGAGGCGGAGCCGGGCACGTTCAAAGACCGCATGCTGCTCGAGAAGACGCCGCTGCAGATCATCGAAGGGCTCGTCATCAGCGCCTATGCCATGGGGGCGGCGCAGGCGTACATCTACATCCGCGGCGAGTTCCTCGAAGGGTCGCGCATCTTCCGTCGCGCGCTGGCGGCCGCGATCGCCCGCAACTACGTCGGCGAGCGCATCCTCGGCACGAACTTCTCTTTAGATATCGTCGTGCACCGCGGCGCCGGCGCGTACATCTGCGGCGAAGAGACCGCGCAACTCGAATCGCTGGAAGGCAAACGCGGTGAGCCGCGCCTCAAGCCGCCGTTCCCGGCCATCGCAGGCCTGTACGGCATGCCGACGGTCGTCAACAACGTCGAGACGCTTGGCTACGTCAAGCACATCATCGAACGCGGCGCGGCATGGTTCGCAGCTATCGGGCCCGAGAAATCGCCCGGGCCGAAGATCATGTCGGTCAGCGGCCACGTGCGCAAGCCGGGCAACTATGAGGTGCCGCTGGGCATCCGCGCGCGCGAGCTCATCGAGGAGTACGGCGGCGGGCTGCTGCAAGGGCGCAAACTCAAAGCGTTCCAGCCCGGCGGCGCATCGTCCGCCGCGCTGTTCGAGGAGGATCTCGACGTCGCCATCGACTTCGATTCGCTGGCCGCGAAGCGCACGATGCTCGGCTCGGGCGGTTTCGTCGTCATGGATGACACCGCGTGCATGGTCAACTGCGCCATGACGCTGACGCGCTTCTTCGAGCACGAATCCTGCGGCCAGTGCACGCCGTGCCGCGAAGGCGGGCAATGGGTCGCACGCATGGTGGCGCGCCTCGAGGCCGGCGAGGGCAGCCGTGAAGATCTGCGCGTGTTGGGCGTCATCAACAACACCATCACGGGGACGAACCTGTGTCCGCTGGGCGACTCGATCATGCCGTTCCTGAGCTCGGTGATGCGGCGTTTCCCCGAAGAATTCGCGGCGCATGTGGCGCAGGGCGGCTGCCCGCTCAAGCAGACGGCCGGTGTCGCATGA
- a CDS encoding cysteine synthase A, with protein sequence MSGGIRPDLFAAVGGTPLIRIPRLSAALGRNILGKAEHLNPGGSVKDRAAKYIIEAAERDGTLKPGGTIVEGTAGNTGIALALLGNARGYRTIVVIPDDQSPEKFELLRTFGVDLRIVPTVPFADEDNYYHVARHIAQQTPGALWADQFNNPANRRAHYETTGPELWEDASGSIDAFVAAAGTGGTFAGVSQCLKERDSAIRCVLADPMGSALYCYVKSGTLEVEGESIAEGIGIKRITENFKGAPVDDAVRVDDRAMVEMAHYLLREEGLLLGGSAALNVTAAARIAKGCPAGASVVTILCDGGARSMSRLYNAAWLAENGLTPTAKGLEFL encoded by the coding sequence ATGAGCGGCGGCATCAGACCCGATCTGTTCGCGGCAGTGGGCGGCACGCCGCTCATCCGCATCCCGCGGCTATCCGCCGCGCTCGGCCGCAACATCCTCGGCAAGGCCGAGCACCTCAATCCCGGCGGATCGGTCAAGGATCGCGCGGCCAAGTACATCATCGAAGCGGCCGAGCGGGATGGTACTCTCAAACCTGGCGGCACGATCGTCGAAGGCACGGCCGGCAACACGGGCATCGCGCTCGCGCTGCTCGGCAACGCACGCGGCTATCGCACGATCGTGGTCATCCCCGACGATCAGTCACCGGAGAAGTTCGAATTGCTGCGCACGTTCGGCGTCGACCTGCGCATCGTGCCTACCGTGCCGTTCGCGGACGAGGACAACTACTACCACGTCGCGCGCCATATCGCGCAGCAGACGCCCGGTGCGCTGTGGGCCGACCAGTTCAATAATCCAGCCAACCGGCGCGCCCACTACGAGACCACCGGCCCGGAGCTGTGGGAGGACGCCAGCGGCTCGATCGACGCATTCGTGGCGGCGGCGGGCACGGGCGGCACCTTCGCCGGCGTGTCGCAATGCTTGAAGGAGCGCGACTCCGCCATCCGCTGTGTGCTCGCCGATCCGATGGGCTCGGCCCTGTACTGCTACGTCAAGTCGGGCACGCTCGAGGTCGAAGGCGAATCGATCGCCGAGGGCATCGGCATCAAACGCATCACCGAGAACTTCAAAGGCGCGCCGGTCGATGACGCAGTGCGCGTCGACGACCGCGCGATGGTGGAGATGGCGCACTATCTGCTGCGAGAAGAGGGACTGCTGCTCGGCGGTTCGGCGGCGCTCAACGTGACTGCCGCGGCGCGGATCGCCAAAGGATGTCCTGCCGGTGCGAGCGTGGTCACGATTTTGTGCGACGGCGGCGCGCGCTCGATGTCCCGGCTCTACAACGCGGCGTGGCTCGCCGAGAACGGACTGACCCCGACGGCGAAGGGCCTCGAATTTCTGTAG
- a CDS encoding NADH-quinone oxidoreductase subunit A, whose product MTESPWSAILIYFIVAIVVASLIAVVPGIFTKKRPTPNKLDPYECGVPPTSAMAGRFPVRFYLVAMLFVVFDVEAASFYPWAVRLNRLGAFGLIEMVAFIIVLGIGYAYVWKKGGFSWR is encoded by the coding sequence GTGACCGAATCTCCCTGGTCCGCCATCCTCATCTACTTCATCGTCGCCATCGTCGTGGCGTCGCTGATCGCCGTCGTGCCGGGCATCTTCACGAAGAAACGCCCGACGCCGAACAAGCTCGACCCGTACGAGTGCGGCGTGCCGCCCACCTCGGCGATGGCCGGGCGCTTTCCGGTGCGCTTCTACCTCGTCGCGATGCTTTTCGTCGTCTTCGACGTCGAGGCGGCGTCGTTCTATCCGTGGGCCGTCCGGCTCAACCGCCTTGGCGCATTCGGTCTGATCGAGATGGTCGCGTTCATCATCGTGCTCGGCATCGGCTACGCGTACGTATGGAAAAAGGGCGGCTTCTCATGGAGATGA
- the nuoD gene encoding NADH dehydrogenase (quinone) subunit D: MSTTDLSIFAAEKDLTAYPGDERDTLVLSMGPQHPSTHGVLRVMLRLDGETVISAQPEIGFLHTGIEKQAENLFWQQAVTVVDRADYLAPLSNSLCYVLAAERLLGIDNIPPRAQVLRVMFTELTRIASHLVQLGTHAIDLGAQSIFMYAFEMRERILEIMEFVTGARMHQSWFRIGGVALDVPKGFLAKMDDFIERFPERLTDMRAILEKNVIIMDRLIGVGVISAQEAIDWGLTGPILRGSGVPYDVRKAFPYSGYETYDFDICTHPAGDCYSRFIVRLDEMHQAWRIIKQAREKFPDGPVTIDDRKIIPPPKTEIQHSMEALIHHFKLVSSGFNVPEGHIYQPVESPRGELGMYVTSAGGNKPWRVRWRPPSFYNLQALRRLAPGNLVADIVAIIGSLDPVFGEVDR, encoded by the coding sequence GTGAGCACCACCGATCTCTCGATCTTCGCGGCCGAGAAAGATCTCACGGCGTACCCGGGCGACGAGCGCGACACGCTCGTGCTCTCGATGGGTCCGCAGCATCCGAGCACGCATGGCGTGCTGCGGGTGATGTTGCGGCTTGACGGCGAGACGGTCATCAGCGCGCAGCCCGAGATCGGCTTCTTGCACACCGGCATCGAGAAGCAAGCCGAGAACCTCTTCTGGCAGCAAGCCGTCACCGTGGTGGACCGCGCCGACTACCTCGCGCCGCTCTCGAACAGCCTGTGCTACGTGCTCGCCGCCGAGCGCCTGTTGGGCATCGACAACATCCCGCCGCGCGCACAGGTGCTGCGCGTGATGTTCACCGAGCTCACGCGCATCGCCAGCCACCTGGTGCAGCTCGGCACGCACGCGATCGACCTCGGCGCGCAGTCGATCTTCATGTACGCGTTCGAGATGCGCGAGCGCATCCTCGAGATCATGGAGTTCGTGACCGGCGCGCGCATGCACCAGTCCTGGTTCCGCATCGGCGGCGTGGCGCTCGACGTGCCAAAAGGATTCCTCGCCAAGATGGACGATTTCATCGAGCGCTTCCCCGAGCGCTTGACCGACATGCGCGCCATCCTCGAGAAGAACGTCATCATCATGGACCGCCTCATCGGCGTCGGCGTCATCAGCGCGCAGGAGGCGATCGATTGGGGCCTCACCGGACCCATCCTGCGCGGCAGCGGCGTGCCCTACGACGTGCGCAAGGCGTTCCCGTACAGCGGCTACGAGACGTACGATTTTGACATCTGCACGCATCCGGCCGGCGACTGCTACTCGCGCTTCATCGTGCGCCTGGACGAGATGCATCAGGCCTGGCGCATCATCAAGCAGGCCCGCGAGAAGTTCCCTGATGGACCGGTCACGATCGACGACCGCAAGATCATCCCGCCGCCCAAAACCGAGATCCAGCACTCGATGGAGGCGCTCATCCATCACTTCAAGCTGGTGTCGTCGGGCTTCAACGTCCCCGAGGGCCACATCTACCAGCCGGTCGAGAGTCCGCGCGGCGAGCTCGGCATGTACGTCACCAGCGCCGGCGGCAACAAGCCGTGGCGCGTGCGCTGGCGTCCGCCTTCCTTCTATAACCTGCAGGCGCTGCGCAGGCTTGCGCCGGGCAACCTGGTCGCCGACATCGTCGCGATCATCGGCAGCCTCGATCCGGTCTTCGGGGAGGTGGACCGATGA
- the nuoI gene encoding NADH-quinone oxidoreductase subunit NuoI, with protein sequence MTNPFTAAWGIAIGLSTTLKYLFRKKSTIDYPREPFPHPERFRGVHELRKYDDGMERCIGCELCAVACPANAITVIGAENDPAKPVSPGERYGYRYEIDMLRCIFCGWCEEACPTDAIVLTPRFDIADYTRQRLVFGKDKLVVRDPYTQHLANTESAVETDPGVGRINSTATSENAP encoded by the coding sequence ATGACCAATCCGTTCACCGCGGCGTGGGGCATCGCGATCGGCTTGTCGACCACGCTCAAGTATCTCTTCCGCAAGAAGTCGACGATCGACTATCCGCGCGAGCCGTTTCCGCACCCGGAGCGCTTCCGCGGCGTGCACGAACTGCGCAAGTACGACGACGGCATGGAGCGCTGCATCGGCTGCGAGCTGTGCGCTGTCGCCTGTCCGGCCAACGCCATCACCGTCATCGGCGCCGAGAACGATCCCGCCAAACCGGTCTCGCCGGGCGAGCGCTACGGCTACCGCTACGAGATCGACATGCTGCGCTGCATCTTCTGCGGCTGGTGCGAAGAGGCGTGCCCGACCGATGCGATCGTGCTGACGCCGCGCTTCGACATCGCCGACTACACGCGCCAGCGGCTGGTCTTCGGCAAGGACAAACTGGTCGTGCGAGACCCGTACACGCAGCATCTGGCCAACACGGAGTCGGCGGTCGAGACCGACCCTGGCGTCGGTCGAATAAATTCGACCGCTACATCGGAGAACGCGCCGTGA
- the nuoH gene encoding NADH-quinone oxidoreductase subunit NuoH: protein MNPTLALAIVIAIKAGILIFIVVTAFAYLMLAERKVLAWFQLRVGPIWCGPWGLLQPAADAVKLVLKEDLTPATADPFIYKIAPALAVLTALMAYAVIPFGTFPDGTPISIANPNVGILYLLAMGAIGVYGIALGGWASQSKWPLLGAIRSTAQLISYELAMGLSIVGVLILAGTTDLHGIVSAQTAHHVWFFIPQIVGFLIYIITATAETNRAPFDLPEAETELVAGFHTEYSSLRFGTFFVAEYVNMITVSAIATLLFLGGGDGPFVSAVPWLSILWFLVKVAALLFGFIWLRATLPRLRYDRLMAFGWKVLLPVAVVNLLITAAFVALRGQGS from the coding sequence ATGAATCCCACGCTTGCGCTCGCGATCGTCATCGCCATCAAGGCCGGCATATTGATCTTCATCGTCGTCACCGCGTTCGCGTATCTCATGCTCGCCGAGCGCAAGGTGCTGGCCTGGTTCCAGCTGCGCGTCGGGCCGATCTGGTGCGGGCCTTGGGGACTGCTGCAGCCGGCCGCCGACGCCGTGAAGCTGGTGCTCAAAGAAGACCTGACCCCGGCGACCGCCGATCCTTTCATCTATAAGATCGCGCCGGCGCTGGCGGTGCTGACCGCGCTCATGGCCTACGCGGTCATCCCTTTCGGCACGTTCCCCGACGGCACGCCGATATCGATCGCCAATCCGAACGTCGGCATCTTGTATCTGCTCGCCATGGGCGCCATCGGCGTGTACGGCATCGCCCTGGGCGGCTGGGCCTCGCAATCAAAGTGGCCGCTGCTCGGCGCGATCCGCTCGACTGCGCAGCTCATCTCCTACGAATTGGCCATGGGCCTGTCGATCGTCGGCGTGCTCATCTTGGCCGGCACCACCGACCTGCACGGCATCGTCTCGGCGCAAACTGCGCACCACGTGTGGTTCTTCATCCCGCAGATCGTCGGCTTTTTGATCTACATCATCACCGCGACCGCAGAGACCAACCGCGCGCCGTTTGACCTGCCTGAAGCGGAGACCGAGCTGGTGGCGGGCTTCCATACCGAGTATTCGAGCCTGCGCTTCGGCACGTTCTTCGTGGCCGAGTACGTCAACATGATCACGGTGTCGGCGATCGCGACGCTGCTGTTCCTGGGCGGCGGCGACGGCCCGTTCGTCTCGGCCGTGCCGTGGCTGTCGATCCTATGGTTCTTGGTCAAGGTGGCGGCCTTGCTGTTCGGCTTCATCTGGCTGCGCGCGACGCTGCCGCGCCTGCGCTACGACCGGCTGATGGCGTTCGGCTGGAAGGTTCTGTTGCCGGTCGCGGTCGTCAATCTGCTGATCACAGCGGCGTTCGTCGCGCTGCGAGGACAGGGTTCATGA
- a CDS encoding NADH-quinone oxidoreductase subunit J, translating to MITLFWITAFVAIASGVWTISSRQPVHSVVGLIVNFAALAVLFLTLSAEFLAMMQILIYAGAILVLFLFVIALLTIGAQPIEVGPGRLPFQAAPSVAAGLAALLLMGAGLRVAWSQSAATPPADLGTVASFGQQLLTTHVFAFEVTAFILLIAIVGVVMMAGRQELRF from the coding sequence GTGATCACTCTCTTCTGGATCACCGCGTTCGTCGCGATCGCGTCGGGCGTGTGGACCATCTCGAGCCGCCAACCCGTGCATTCGGTCGTCGGCCTCATCGTCAACTTCGCGGCGCTCGCGGTCCTGTTCTTGACGCTCTCGGCCGAGTTCTTGGCGATGATGCAGATCCTGATCTACGCAGGCGCGATACTCGTGCTGTTCTTGTTCGTCATCGCGCTGCTCACGATCGGCGCACAGCCGATCGAGGTCGGACCGGGCCGCTTGCCGTTCCAAGCCGCGCCCTCGGTGGCGGCGGGCCTGGCCGCGCTCCTGCTGATGGGCGCCGGGTTGCGCGTCGCCTGGTCGCAGTCGGCGGCGACGCCGCCGGCTGATCTGGGCACCGTCGCGAGCTTCGGACAGCAGTTGCTGACCACGCACGTCTTCGCCTTCGAAGTCACGGCGTTCATCCTGCTGATCGCGATCGTCGGCGTCGTCATGATGGCCGGCCGCCAGGAGCTGCGCTTCTGA